In one window of Bdellovibrio bacteriovorus W DNA:
- a CDS encoding hypothetical protein (COG3209 Rhs family protein), whose amino-acid sequence MNKKNDVVNHALIRDHLGSVRMIVNSSDGSIIQRIDYSDFGKVIFDSNKGFQPYGFAGGIYDSDTGMVKFGAREYDPEVGRWLSKDPILFNGGDTNLYGYVQNDPVNWIDPEGTTRKSGQVLEKDPFAGGGAGPSGSIGGSLGGSSGRSCPITGYTRHGINSAISRSDGGSMSPRVILDTVKNPTSVTPNSNGGVIYSGPGGQVILNPSGHVITVIPSSSDSFRGK is encoded by the coding sequence ATGAATAAGAAAAATGATGTCGTAAACCATGCTCTAATTCGCGATCATCTAGGTTCCGTTCGTATGATCGTCAATAGTAGCGATGGAAGTATTATTCAACGAATAGATTATTCTGACTTTGGAAAAGTAATATTCGACTCTAACAAAGGTTTTCAGCCTTATGGTTTTGCTGGTGGAATTTATGATAGTGATACTGGCATGGTGAAATTTGGTGCTCGTGAGTATGATCCAGAAGTTGGTCGATGGTTGAGTAAGGATCCGATACTGTTTAATGGTGGAGATACTAATCTCTATGGATACGTGCAAAATGATCCTGTAAATTGGATTGATCCTGAAGGGACAACTAGAAAATCTGGTCAAGTTTTAGAGAAAGATCCATTCGCTGGCGGTGGTGCTGGACCATCTGGATCAATTGGCGGATCTCTAGGAGGCTCCTCAGGGCGTAGTTGCCCTATAACGGGATATACTAGGCATGGGATCAATAGCGCAATTTCAAGAAGTGATGGTGGAAGTATGAGCCCAAGAGTTATTTTGGATACGGTAAAAAATCCGACTTCAGTTACTCCAAACTCAAATGGAGGTGTAATTTACAGTGGTCCAGGAGGGCAAGTAATATTAAACCCTTCGGGGCACGTAATTACAGTGATACCTTCGAGTTCTGACTCGTTTAGGGGAAAGTAG
- a CDS encoding hypothetical protein (COG0758 Predicted Rossmann fold nucleotide-binding protein involved in DNA uptake) — protein sequence MKTDMEVKKILLNDWDPIGIKNNPNAKAEYDQYALRIVGMLYSGTTRTELAKYLDSVVTDDFGLSANKSLSHTVSEKLMAVNLDKLKNK from the coding sequence ATGAAAACAGATATGGAAGTAAAAAAGATATTATTGAATGATTGGGACCCGATTGGCATTAAGAATAATCCTAATGCCAAAGCGGAATATGACCAGTATGCCTTACGAATTGTTGGTATGCTTTATAGCGGTACGACGCGGACTGAGCTTGCGAAGTATTTAGACTCCGTTGTCACAGATGATTTTGGGTTATCAGCGAACAAATCACTTTCGCATACAGTTTCTGAGAAATTAATGGCAGTTAATTTAGACAAGTTAAAAAATAAATAA
- a CDS encoding hypothetical protein (COG3209 Rhs family protein), protein MELFSASITMTLIEIGLAEYQRVLPLLRLSNKGFQPYGFAGGIYDSDTGMVKFGAREYDPEVGRWLSKDPILFNGGDTNLYGYVANDPVNWVDPVGLARCTFSGGILLCTSNNGGTTVAINAFTSSGPQNMTNGAIPAGTYDITKLPDSQYGTWFLDPGAFSRSLYKFGLGRGGFNIHAPGNASNGCITAPRSNNNAGNIYNLNQLLTNELGSNTLIVPGN, encoded by the coding sequence ATGGAGCTATTCTCAGCCAGCATAACTATGACTTTAATCGAAATAGGACTAGCGGAATATCAGCGGGTACTCCCTCTGTTGCGACTTTCTAACAAAGGTTTTCAGCCTTATGGTTTTGCTGGTGGCATTTATGATAGTGATACTGGCATGGTAAAATTTGGTGCTCGTGAGTATGATCCAGAAGTTGGTCGATGGTTGAGTAAGGATCCGATATTGTTTAATGGTGGGGATACGAATTTGTATGGGTACGTTGCCAACGATCCTGTTAACTGGGTGGACCCGGTGGGCTTGGCGAGATGTACATTCAGTGGTGGCATTCTCTTATGTACAAGTAACAATGGCGGAACCACAGTGGCCATCAATGCCTTTACTAGCTCAGGGCCTCAAAATATGACAAACGGTGCAATCCCTGCGGGTACCTATGACATTACAAAACTGCCAGATTCACAGTACGGCACTTGGTTCCTTGATCCGGGCGCTTTTTCAAGGAGTCTGTATAAGTTTGGTCTAGGCAGGGGTGGCTTTAACATCCATGCTCCGGGTAATGCCTCGAACGGATGTATTACAGCCCCTCGGTCCAACAATAACGCCGGGAACATATACAACTTAAACCAACTGCTGACGAACGAGTTGGGAAGCAATACCCTCATAGTACCGGGGAACTAG
- the asnC gene encoding asparaginyl-tRNA synthetase (COG0017 Aspartyl/asparaginyl-tRNA synthetases): protein MEIALVKSLYRETDKFLNKEIELKGWVRKMRDQKNFGFIELNDGSFFKGVQVVFDQSLNNFDEVAKLSLSSSIRVKGTVIESQGAGQTFEIKASEIEIYQKADLDYPLQNKRHSFEFLREIAHLRPRTNTFSAVFRVRSVLSYAIHKFFQENGFVNVHTPIITGSDAEGAGEMFRVTTLDMNKPPRKEDGKIDNSKDFFGKETHLTVSGQLNGETYCAAFRNIYTFGPTFRAENSNTSRHAAEFWMIEPEIAFADLNANMELGEAMIKFIIRYVMDECPEEMEFFNSFVEKGLFDKLNNVLNNDFGRVTYTEAIEILLKSGKKFDHKVEWGIDMQSEHERYLAEEHFKKPVFVTDYPRGIKAFYMKLNDDQKTVKAMDLLAPGIGEIIGGSQREDQLAILEERMRDIGLVPEDYSFYTDLRRYGSFPHAGFGLGFERMMMYLTGMSNIRDVIPFPRTPNNALF, encoded by the coding sequence ATGGAAATCGCTCTTGTTAAATCCCTATATAGAGAGACAGATAAATTTCTAAATAAAGAAATCGAACTTAAAGGCTGGGTCCGCAAAATGCGTGATCAGAAAAATTTCGGTTTTATCGAACTGAATGACGGAAGCTTTTTCAAAGGCGTCCAAGTGGTCTTCGATCAAAGTTTAAATAACTTCGATGAAGTTGCAAAGCTTTCTCTGTCTAGCTCTATCCGCGTAAAGGGTACAGTCATTGAATCTCAAGGCGCAGGTCAAACATTTGAAATCAAAGCCAGTGAGATTGAAATCTACCAAAAAGCAGATCTGGATTATCCACTCCAAAACAAGCGCCACAGCTTTGAATTCTTGCGCGAGATTGCACACTTGAGACCACGTACAAACACGTTCTCTGCAGTTTTCAGAGTGCGTTCGGTTTTGTCCTATGCGATCCACAAGTTCTTCCAAGAAAATGGCTTTGTGAACGTGCATACTCCAATCATCACCGGATCAGATGCTGAGGGCGCTGGAGAAATGTTCCGCGTAACAACTTTGGATATGAATAAGCCTCCCCGTAAAGAAGATGGCAAAATTGATAACTCTAAAGACTTCTTCGGAAAAGAAACTCATTTGACTGTGAGTGGTCAATTGAACGGCGAAACCTATTGCGCGGCTTTTAGAAACATCTATACATTCGGTCCTACGTTCCGCGCGGAAAACTCCAACACCTCTCGCCACGCCGCTGAGTTTTGGATGATCGAGCCAGAGATTGCATTTGCAGACCTCAATGCCAACATGGAGTTGGGTGAAGCGATGATCAAGTTCATCATTCGCTATGTGATGGATGAGTGCCCCGAGGAGATGGAGTTCTTCAACTCATTTGTGGAAAAAGGTCTCTTTGATAAATTGAACAACGTTCTTAATAACGACTTCGGCCGTGTGACCTACACAGAGGCTATTGAGATCTTACTGAAATCAGGCAAGAAGTTTGATCACAAAGTTGAATGGGGCATTGATATGCAGTCAGAGCACGAAAGATATCTGGCTGAGGAGCACTTCAAGAAACCAGTGTTTGTGACGGACTACCCGCGCGGTATTAAAGCTTTCTATATGAAGCTCAATGATGATCAAAAGACTGTGAAAGCGATGGATCTGTTAGCTCCAGGTATTGGAGAGATCATCGGTGGTTCTCAGCGTGAAGATCAACTAGCGATCTTAGAAGAACGCATGAGAGATATCGGCCTTGTTCCAGAGGACTATTCTTTCTATACAGACCTTCGCCGCTACGGAAGCTTCCCGCATGCCGGATTCGGTTTAGGTTTCGAGCGTATGATGATGTATCTCACAGGTATGTCGAACATTCGTGACGTGATTCCGTTCCCTCGTACTCCGAACAATGCCTTGTTCTAA
- a CDS encoding threonine ammonia-lyase (COG1171 Threonine dehydratase) — protein MEVTFSDIQKARELIKDIICTTEMSHSLNASKLIGSDVYFKFENTQRTGSFKFRGAYNKISNLTADEKARGVVASSAGNHAQGVALSASLAGVKSTIVMPVNASLNKASATQAYGAEVVLHGDIYDEAYEHARQLEKEHGYTFVHPYQDPFVIAGQGTIGLEVLEKVPDLDSIVIPIGGGGLISGIALAAKTINPKIKIYGVQSDRSPGMLNLFKGVQPTDIKRPPTIADGIAIKYPSQIIYDNFISKYVDEVVSVSDDEIAEAIVFLMERAKTVAEGSGAAAMAAAMSRGLNLGKKTCIIISGGNIDLNLVSKIIDRGQIVRGRLCDLSVVVDDLPGNLSKLTQAIASQKANVIEVRHDRVHQGLSLRETRIDFTLETTSVEHIQRIKKCLEDAGAKVVKI, from the coding sequence ATGGAAGTGACCTTTTCCGATATTCAAAAAGCCCGTGAACTGATTAAAGACATTATTTGTACCACGGAGATGAGCCATTCTTTGAACGCCAGCAAGTTGATTGGCAGTGATGTTTATTTCAAGTTTGAAAATACACAAAGAACAGGCAGCTTTAAGTTCCGTGGCGCCTATAATAAAATCTCTAATCTAACGGCTGATGAAAAAGCCCGTGGAGTGGTGGCAAGTTCTGCCGGGAACCACGCCCAAGGGGTGGCTCTTTCAGCAAGTCTTGCCGGAGTAAAATCCACGATTGTCATGCCGGTGAACGCGAGTTTGAACAAAGCTTCTGCAACTCAAGCTTATGGAGCTGAAGTTGTTTTGCATGGAGATATCTATGACGAAGCCTACGAGCACGCCCGTCAGTTAGAAAAGGAACATGGTTATACTTTCGTGCATCCCTACCAAGATCCTTTTGTCATCGCAGGGCAGGGGACTATCGGTTTGGAAGTTTTAGAAAAGGTTCCTGACTTAGACTCTATCGTGATTCCAATCGGTGGTGGCGGGCTTATTAGTGGGATCGCTTTGGCAGCTAAGACTATTAATCCAAAGATTAAAATTTATGGCGTTCAAAGTGATCGCTCTCCGGGAATGCTTAACTTGTTTAAGGGCGTACAGCCAACAGATATTAAACGTCCTCCAACAATCGCCGATGGCATTGCCATTAAGTATCCATCCCAAATCATTTACGATAATTTTATTTCCAAGTACGTTGATGAAGTGGTCTCTGTCAGTGATGATGAAATCGCTGAAGCGATTGTGTTTCTGATGGAAAGAGCCAAAACAGTGGCTGAAGGATCTGGAGCAGCTGCGATGGCGGCGGCTATGTCGAGAGGATTAAACCTCGGCAAGAAGACTTGTATTATTATTAGCGGTGGTAATATTGATTTGAATTTAGTTTCAAAAATTATCGATCGAGGACAGATTGTGAGAGGACGCCTTTGCGACCTTTCCGTTGTCGTCGATGACCTTCCAGGAAACTTGAGCAAACTCACTCAAGCCATTGCCTCTCAAAAAGCTAACGTTATTGAAGTACGCCATGACCGCGTTCATCAAGGTTTATCATTGCGTGAAACTCGTATCGACTTTACTCTGGAGACAACCAGCGTGGAGCATATTCAGCGTATTAAAAAGTGCCTAGAAGACGCGGGCGCCAAAGTCGTTAAAATTTAA
- a CDS encoding hypothetical protein (COG0225 Peptide methionine sulfoxide reductase) — translation MSETTYLAGGCFWGLEDLIAKLPGVLETEVGYMGGVRPNPTYEQVSTGVTHHAETVKVVFDPKVLSFEDLLLYFFKIHNPTTLDQQGNDIGSQYRSVIFTESQEHQAMAQKVIDRVNQSGAWKAPLVTEIASGATFWKAEDYHQKYLEKKPDGYTCHWERKITF, via the coding sequence ATGTCTGAGACGACTTATCTTGCCGGCGGATGCTTTTGGGGTCTTGAAGATCTTATCGCGAAACTTCCCGGAGTTTTAGAAACCGAAGTGGGCTATATGGGAGGAGTGCGCCCGAACCCCACCTACGAACAAGTCAGCACGGGTGTCACTCATCACGCCGAAACCGTCAAAGTCGTTTTTGATCCTAAAGTTTTGAGCTTTGAAGATCTGCTGCTTTACTTCTTTAAAATTCACAATCCAACGACTTTAGATCAACAGGGAAACGACATCGGTAGCCAGTACCGAAGTGTGATCTTTACAGAATCCCAAGAACACCAAGCCATGGCTCAAAAAGTCATAGACAGAGTTAATCAAAGCGGAGCCTGGAAAGCCCCACTCGTCACAGAAATCGCCAGCGGCGCCACCTTCTGGAAAGCTGAAGATTACCATCAAAAATATTTAGAGAAAAAACCAGACGGCTACACATGCCATTGGGAAAGAAAAATAACCTTCTAA
- a CDS encoding N-methylhydantoinase B (COG0146 N-methylhydantoinase B/acetone carboxylase, alpha subunit) gives MNYQTELFHSLLNSFLNEDAALMLTDGTVLAVRGEAPAIYGTLAAAATTVSKYLKLKENDVAILNDPYSGGSTLNEMTFVMAVSEDILWMRKVPLCENFAFAKSIEEEGLRIPPTPILMNGHINEMILGAMGAHPLCPAHLVDWVKAEIAKMQNAAKRLHESIEFSGLQVTPEIISDYISASKKAAVHKISDSASGETRVDVQLDSGELLRVSMEIHDGKINLDFSGTTAGKMTFLTESAVYGICFYAISQFYKFTHLANSGSFSTLQIVSPTVCWLNAKYPSPAYRGVTVGAAALKNAIELALSQIHSKTPVAINCGVSTQIQLESDTQSSALQFAIGGGASHQQSGGAATSSTVSIEKIETGLPVLVTEVKFKGATEDTFKQSGGRGVEFGIKAQSDIQLRWMTDLTTHSPRLPKSFVRKSITQFKVLDSKDSEQVLQAQGDTVLKKNSTFKLATECGICFDKQSPS, from the coding sequence ATGAACTATCAAACAGAACTTTTCCACTCCCTCTTAAATTCTTTTTTAAATGAAGACGCGGCCCTTATGCTTACAGATGGAACTGTCCTTGCCGTTCGCGGAGAAGCTCCGGCGATCTATGGAACATTAGCCGCTGCCGCAACGACTGTGAGTAAGTATTTAAAGCTTAAGGAAAACGACGTCGCGATTCTTAACGATCCTTATAGTGGCGGATCAACTCTGAATGAGATGACTTTTGTAATGGCCGTCTCCGAAGATATCTTGTGGATGCGCAAAGTGCCTCTCTGCGAAAACTTTGCCTTTGCAAAGTCCATTGAAGAAGAGGGCTTAAGAATTCCTCCAACACCGATTTTAATGAATGGGCATATCAACGAGATGATTCTTGGCGCGATGGGAGCTCACCCTCTCTGCCCAGCTCATTTGGTTGATTGGGTGAAAGCTGAAATTGCAAAAATGCAAAATGCGGCGAAACGCCTTCACGAGAGCATTGAGTTCTCGGGTCTGCAAGTGACTCCTGAAATTATCAGTGATTATATTTCCGCTTCTAAAAAAGCAGCCGTTCACAAGATTTCTGACTCCGCTTCTGGGGAGACTCGCGTCGATGTACAACTAGATAGCGGCGAACTTTTACGTGTCTCCATGGAAATTCATGATGGCAAAATCAATCTCGATTTCAGCGGCACAACTGCTGGCAAGATGACCTTCCTGACTGAATCTGCTGTTTACGGAATTTGCTTTTATGCCATTAGCCAATTTTATAAGTTCACACACCTTGCGAACAGTGGTTCTTTTTCCACATTGCAGATTGTTTCACCGACAGTTTGCTGGCTCAATGCAAAGTACCCATCGCCAGCTTACCGAGGTGTGACAGTAGGTGCAGCAGCTTTGAAGAATGCGATCGAATTGGCTCTTTCACAGATTCATAGCAAGACACCAGTCGCGATCAATTGCGGAGTGTCCACGCAAATTCAGCTCGAGTCGGATACGCAATCTTCGGCTCTGCAATTTGCTATTGGCGGCGGCGCTTCTCATCAACAATCCGGTGGAGCTGCAACAAGCTCTACGGTCTCGATTGAAAAAATTGAAACCGGCCTTCCGGTGCTAGTGACAGAAGTTAAATTTAAAGGAGCCACTGAGGACACCTTTAAACAATCTGGCGGTCGTGGCGTTGAATTTGGTATTAAAGCACAATCTGATATTCAACTTCGTTGGATGACAGATCTGACGACACACTCACCGCGCTTGCCAAAAAGCTTTGTCAGGAAATCGATCACACAGTTTAAAGTTCTAGACAGCAAAGACTCTGAACAAGTCTTGCAAGCCCAAGGGGATACTGTTTTAAAAAAGAACAGCACTTTTAAACTTGCGACTGAGTGTGGAATTTGTTTCGATAAACAAAGCCCATCCTAA
- a CDS encoding hydantoin utilization protein (COG0145 N-methylhydantoinase A/acetone carboxylase, beta subunit): MQKSFLLGISVGESFAEFALLSGDKAVALKRIYFSRDNLKSNLQQFLQDNSDSKPEKAFISLRLPKRLLDFKLSGPAAHLTTAGFEDWLNICGKSLPLTEQSLVFPIQERLSANGDVVQALEIEHLKEVAQKIKEAQCSKVCIHFLHANKNPLHEEQAKSFLLEQGFEVFTPISTDDSEVLRWNKNSLNATVSGVLNERKEEIFAGLEGVLEKENIFLMNSEGHATPHLSSHPIGDFFSASTAMALTYGEKNKADILYLGLESFTFIYADEWSDTWQSPWGPVAAKHARMEELEIQPTACIGLNDFGRFDFDNNITGWEPGPMLLGRGQKPTLIDLWAENPKLQALESLQERVQATGVQRFKNAIFAMSKISSMKDSDVPKLSKDLQSLSLQRLAMEAFLKRKTQKLLIMGPLASVFGNAFKKDKNSMIFTEEFHESMALALCGAKYTEGK, encoded by the coding sequence ATGCAAAAGAGTTTCTTGTTAGGAATCAGCGTAGGAGAGTCCTTCGCCGAATTCGCACTGTTGTCGGGCGATAAAGCCGTAGCACTCAAAAGAATTTATTTCTCCAGAGATAATCTCAAATCAAATCTTCAACAGTTTCTGCAAGACAACTCGGATTCAAAACCTGAGAAGGCTTTTATCAGTCTTCGGCTGCCAAAGCGCCTTTTGGATTTTAAGCTCAGTGGCCCAGCAGCTCACCTAACCACTGCGGGTTTTGAGGACTGGCTAAACATCTGTGGAAAATCTTTACCACTGACAGAGCAGAGCTTGGTTTTTCCTATTCAAGAAAGACTTTCAGCAAATGGCGATGTTGTTCAAGCTCTTGAAATCGAACACCTCAAAGAAGTTGCGCAAAAAATTAAAGAAGCGCAGTGCTCGAAAGTATGTATTCATTTTCTGCACGCTAATAAAAATCCTCTTCATGAGGAACAAGCAAAAAGCTTCTTACTAGAACAAGGTTTTGAAGTTTTCACTCCAATTTCGACTGACGATTCCGAGGTTTTGCGCTGGAACAAAAACTCTTTGAACGCGACTGTTTCAGGAGTTTTAAACGAGCGCAAAGAAGAGATCTTTGCAGGCCTTGAAGGTGTACTTGAAAAAGAAAACATCTTCCTGATGAATTCAGAAGGTCACGCTACTCCCCACTTGAGCTCACATCCTATAGGGGATTTCTTTTCTGCTTCAACTGCGATGGCTTTAACTTATGGCGAAAAGAACAAGGCTGATATTCTCTACCTTGGCTTAGAGTCTTTTACTTTTATTTATGCCGATGAGTGGAGCGACACTTGGCAAAGCCCATGGGGGCCTGTTGCCGCAAAACATGCTCGCATGGAAGAACTCGAGATTCAACCGACTGCGTGTATTGGCTTAAATGACTTTGGCCGTTTCGACTTTGACAACAACATCACAGGTTGGGAACCAGGTCCTATGCTTTTAGGGCGAGGTCAGAAACCCACTTTGATCGATCTATGGGCTGAAAATCCAAAATTACAGGCTTTAGAAAGCCTGCAAGAGCGAGTTCAAGCAACGGGTGTACAAAGATTTAAAAATGCTATTTTTGCTATGTCAAAAATTAGCAGCATGAAAGACAGCGACGTCCCTAAGCTAAGCAAAGATCTACAAAGCTTGAGTCTGCAACGCCTAGCTATGGAAGCTTTTTTAAAACGCAAAACTCAGAAACTTCTAATTATGGGCCCTCTGGCTTCTGTCTTTGGAAACGCTTTTAAAAAAGATAAAAACTCTATGATCTTCACAGAAGAATTCCATGAGTCTATGGCATTGGCTCTTTGTGGCGCTAAATATACGGAGGGTAAATAG
- a CDS encoding histidinol-phosphate aminotransferase (COG0079 Histidinol-phosphate/aromatic aminotransferase and cobyric acid decarboxylase), whose translation MKISPEILNLVPYKPGKPISETQREYGLTTVYKLASNENPLGPSQKALSAVKAALEQQHLYPDPSHYALLQTLSAEWGFSKDRLAIGNGSDEIIDLLNRIYCEPGDGVLTSEAAFNAYEVSAPANRAKLYKVPMKSGYQFDLEAIAEEYFAHPERKIRLIFVSNPNNPTGTFAPKKDVEAFLKKLGNRDDVLIVFDEAYNEFVRDPSYSSAQNYLNDYSNLIVLRTFSKIYGLAGFRVGAMIAPKEVIEVYNRVRKPFNVNDLAQVAANAALQDKEFIERSQQICWKGLDYFYEKLEELGLPYIPSQGNFVMFDTLRDAAKVNEALLKRGIIMRPLLNYGFKTHLRLSVGLEHENEAAMKALAEVLKEVPVLP comes from the coding sequence GTGAAGATTTCTCCCGAAATTCTGAATCTGGTTCCCTATAAGCCAGGTAAGCCGATTTCTGAAACGCAAAGAGAATATGGATTGACGACCGTTTATAAATTGGCGAGTAACGAAAATCCTTTGGGTCCGAGTCAAAAGGCTTTAAGTGCGGTAAAGGCAGCTTTAGAGCAACAACATCTCTATCCAGATCCATCGCACTATGCACTTCTGCAAACTTTATCAGCAGAATGGGGCTTTTCTAAAGACCGACTTGCTATAGGAAACGGCAGTGATGAAATTATTGATCTTTTAAATCGCATTTATTGCGAGCCCGGAGACGGTGTTTTAACTTCGGAGGCAGCGTTTAATGCCTATGAAGTGAGCGCTCCGGCAAATCGTGCGAAGCTTTATAAAGTGCCAATGAAATCGGGGTATCAATTTGATTTAGAGGCTATTGCAGAGGAATATTTCGCGCATCCTGAAAGAAAAATCCGTTTAATCTTTGTTTCAAATCCGAATAATCCTACTGGAACTTTTGCTCCTAAAAAGGATGTCGAAGCGTTTTTGAAAAAACTTGGCAATCGCGACGATGTTTTGATCGTTTTTGATGAAGCTTATAATGAGTTTGTCAGAGATCCGAGTTACTCTTCGGCTCAGAATTATCTAAATGATTACAGCAATTTGATTGTCTTACGAACATTCTCAAAAATCTATGGATTAGCTGGCTTCCGCGTGGGAGCCATGATTGCGCCTAAAGAGGTTATCGAAGTTTATAACCGGGTGCGCAAACCGTTCAATGTCAACGATTTAGCTCAAGTGGCAGCAAATGCGGCTCTGCAAGATAAAGAATTTATTGAGCGATCGCAGCAGATCTGTTGGAAAGGGCTTGATTACTTTTACGAGAAGTTAGAAGAATTAGGCCTGCCCTACATACCCTCGCAAGGGAACTTTGTGATGTTCGACACACTTCGCGACGCCGCGAAAGTGAACGAAGCCCTATTGAAGCGCGGGATTATCATGAGACCTCTCTTAAACTACGGTTTTAAGACACACTTGAGACTCAGTGTGGGGCTAGAGCATGAGAATGAGGCGGCCATGAAAGCATTGGCTGAGGTTCTTAAAGAGGTTCCGGTTTTACCTTAA
- a CDS encoding hypothetical protein (COG0283 Cytidylate kinase) yields MSKDAWRVMGMVITIDGPAASGKSSVSRELARRLGWNWVSTGAFYRGLAFAALKLQIDLDDVQALTDLTSNPAWSVRLADERTKVFFGEEDVTDLIAHEDVGNFASKVSHYPEVRKALLQVQRNCAEGREGLVAEGRDCGTVVFPDAEAKVYLTANSELRAARRATELGLDQGDMVKAQQQRDMQDSTRKVAPMAIPENAFVLDSTELNFDQVVSKVEEFVRTKI; encoded by the coding sequence ATGTCGAAAGACGCTTGGAGAGTTATGGGAATGGTGATTACGATTGATGGGCCTGCGGCCTCTGGAAAATCTTCTGTTAGTAGAGAGTTGGCGCGCAGACTTGGGTGGAACTGGGTTTCCACAGGAGCCTTCTATCGTGGACTGGCTTTTGCGGCTTTAAAACTGCAAATCGATTTGGACGATGTTCAAGCTTTAACAGACCTGACTTCAAATCCTGCATGGAGTGTTCGATTGGCCGATGAAAGAACGAAAGTTTTCTTCGGCGAAGAAGATGTTACAGATCTAATTGCTCATGAAGATGTTGGTAACTTTGCAAGCAAGGTGAGTCATTATCCAGAAGTTCGCAAAGCTCTTCTTCAAGTTCAGCGTAACTGCGCTGAAGGACGTGAAGGTTTGGTGGCTGAAGGACGTGACTGTGGAACTGTGGTTTTCCCAGATGCAGAAGCTAAGGTTTATCTAACAGCCAACAGCGAATTGCGTGCGGCTCGTCGTGCGACTGAATTGGGGCTTGATCAAGGCGATATGGTAAAGGCACAGCAACAGCGCGATATGCAAGATTCCACTCGCAAAGTGGCGCCAATGGCGATCCCAGAAAACGCTTTCGTTTTAGATTCGACAGAGTTGAATTTCGACCAAGTTGTTTCAAAAGTTGAAGAGTTTGTTAGAACGAAAATTTAG